A region of the Microcoleus sp. AS-A8 genome:
CGCCCGAAGTGTCGAACTCAGAGAAATTATCTACAGCATAGGCCATTTGGTTAGGATGATCCAGGAGTGCACCGATTAAAGTTGAACCCTGAAAACAACCCACTTCACAGTAAATTTCATCAGGTTCCAGGCAGTCTACAGCAAAGTTTAAGAGCTGCATTACATTAGCTGTAGTCATTCCCTTAAGTTGCTGTAGTACTTGAGCAAACCGATGAGATTTGGGAGAAACTGAGATTTGATTCCAGTTTTCATATAAATCGGGGAGCTGTTGAATAAATTTCTGATAGTGCATGTGTTTATTGACCAACAATTTTATTTTCTATAGCTGTAGTAGCTGACTGAACTTCCTGAACTACGCGACGGTAAAATGCTTCAAGCGCTTCTACACAAGTTTTATCGTCATATAGATTACCGTGGTGTTCTATCATTCGCTGGACGAGACTCTCTCGCCACGTAGAATCAAGACCTAACCTGACCGCAATATCTATATACTCCGCTTCAGTTTTAGCAATCGTTTCTGTTACTCCTAACTGTCTTAAAATACCGTAAGAATGACGGCCCCGCATAAACTCACCGGGACAAGTAACAATGGGCAAATTACATGCGATCGCTTCCAATGTCGTATTACCACCCGACCAACTTAATGTATCTAAATAAATATCTGAAACTAAGTTCAGACTGGCATACCCAACCCAATCTTGGCGCGGTACTATGACGCAGTAGTCATCACTGTTCAGGCTAAAACGAGCAAATGCCTGCTTGAGACGTTTCCTAAATTTTTCCGTAATCGGCAAACTCAAGTGATGAGAAAGGAAGGCAAATTGAGCTTGAGGAACCTGTTGCGCGATCGCTGGAAAAATATAATCATATTGCGGTAGATATTTAAACAGAGATTGGCAAGATAAATACACAGTTGTATCATCTCGCAACTGAAAGTCTGAACGTGATTTGGTTACTTCAGGAAGATTTGGTTTTTCATAACAAATTCCGATGTTGGGCAAACAAACCAACCTTTCGGAATAATGTTCTTGTGCATTATTTGGCTCCATCAAATCACTGGATATGTAGTAATCAATTGTGGGTAAACCCGTAGTTATCGGATGTCCCCAGGAGACACATTGAATAGCAGCGAGACGTAATCCAGCGATTTGATTGGTATTGGTATCCATCCCGATATCGGGGAAAACCAGTATATGCAATTGATCAGCTACTATTTTTTGACAGACAGCGTCCAAATCATCGGGTAAATGATGGAAAGCATGGCTGTAAAGTTGAAATTTTCGAGTCATTTGATCGACTTTACGTCCCGTGTAGTAACAATGAACTTCAAAATCCTGTTGGTTATGATGTTTAACCCAGCCAAACATCAACTTACCGACTGTCTGATTTTTAAAGTTATTGGATATATAACCAACGCGAATCTTCTCTCCTTCATTGATGGGTAACAACGGCAGCGATTTTGACCAACTTGGATAGTTAGCCGCCATAACTCGATGAACAAATTCTCCATATTGCCTTTGTAGATTTAAATCATTTTTCCCTTGATACTGTAAGTAAAAATTTGTTCTAGAACTGATGCCCATTAAAGCATTGTTTATCTCTTCTGGGGTATCTAATCTTGTCTGCTGCACTAGGGCTGATAGACCTTGAGTGAATCGTTGTCTGTAAATCTCAATTTCTTCAGGATTTTCATAAATAATCGGAAGCATTAACTGCTGATAAATCTGCAAAGTTAAATTATCAGGTAACTCTTGTAATGCTTCTGTTAAAACAGCGATTGATTTTTCCGTATCCCCAAAATCTTGAAAACCCAGTCCTAAGTTTAAGTAAAGCCAGCCTGCTTTGGGATACAGCCTAATTGCTTCTCGGTAAATATTTATTGCTTCTGTATAGTGATTAAGAGCTTTATAACAATCCGCAAGAGCTACATAAAAAGCCACGTCTCCTGTTTTAGTCTCTAGAAATTTTTGATAATAATTAATCGCTTGTTTGTAGTTTCCTTGACGATAAAAAGAATATCCAAAGTAGCTGTATGCCTCAGCTTGGTCATTTTTTGCCTCAAATGCTACCCCCAAGTTATGAAGGATATCAGGGTCACGAGGTTTTAAGGAAAGCGCTTTTTCATAAGCTTCTATGGCTTCCTCAACGTGATGTTTAGCCATCAAGATGTTCCCTAGGTTAATATAGCCAGCGCAATGATCGGGACAGGCTGAAAGGACTTGACGGTACATGGATTCTGCCTGCTCTAACTCTCCAGATTCAAACCAAATATTTCCTAAGCTGTTATAAGCAGAAATCCATTGTGGATCGATCACGAGCGATTCTTGATACGCTCGAATCGCTTGGGGAAGAGCACCAATTTTTTCCAGTACCACGCCTAGATCATAGTGCCAGATTGCTTTTGATGAATCTAGCTCTAAAGCCCTGAGTAAAGACTCCAAAGCATCTTGATAGCGTTGAGTTTGGTAATAGATCTTACCAAGGTTGTACCAAGCCTCTGCTTGGCTCATATCACAGCTTAATATTTGTTTATATTTCTGTTCGGCTTTTTCAGGCTTTCCTGAAAAGTACAGTTCGATCGCTTCTCTATACCAGCTATCTACTACCTTTTGGCGGGAATTAATATGAAGTTGAGAAATGGAACTAATCAAAGCGGGCTTTCGGAATTCCTGAAAGCTTGACCAATCCATTGTATGATTGGCATTGACATCCCAGCTAATCACTTGCAAACCATTCCAACCTATAGAAGTATTACTTTGATCTTTTGAGAAATCCAGCACTAATCGGCTTTGAGGATGAGAGGCTATAAAGTCCAGACTTGCCTGATAACAGGCTTCCCAATGACACTGACTTAAAACAATAATAGATTGGCTTGCCAGGAAGGGCTTAACTAAAAGAAGCCCCATTAAACGGGAGCGGTAATCTTGTGCCCCATTATAAAAATACAATCCAATTTTCTCTTCAATCTTGCTGGACTTAAATTCAAAAAAGAAGTCTTCAACTTCCTGATTGCAAAATATAACTTGCTCTTCTAGATCAAAATTATATATATTCTCTATTAATTTATCAAAGCTATCTTCCAAGGAATTAAAATGCGAAAAAGTATCAACAGCATAAGCCATGCGCTCTGGATGTTCGAGCAAAGCTCCAATTAAACTGGCTCCCTGAAAGCAGCCTACTTCACAGTAGACTTCCTTGGCTTCCAGGCACCCCACTGCGAAGTTAAGTAACTGCATTACGTTAGCTGAAGTAATCCCCTTAACTTGCTTTATTATAGGTTCAAATTGATTCGATTTTGGATATACTGAATCTTTACCCCAGTTATCATAAAAGTTGGCAAGTTGCTCGATAAATCTTTGATATTTCATGCTAAACAAGCAAAATTATTAGTAATTAAATTATAATACGGACTAAAAGTTAAAATTTATCGTCATCACCTATACTAAGTCAGATGAAGGTTTGAAGTGCCTTAACTAATGTCGCTGACTCAGCTTCTTTTTTTTTAAACTGCCGTATATGTATTTTCCTAATTTAGATTTTTTAAACTTTTTTAGGCTTTATTTGATAGAATAAAATTGTAATGTAATGCTAAATTTAAATTATTTTCAACTGACTTTTGCATAGCTTCAGCCAATATATCTAAATAATCTGTCTGTATCGTAAAATCTTTATCGTGTTGAATTAACTTGATCTCAAGAGAATTATTCCAAATAAAATAGGTGTTCCAATAAAGGGGACCGGAATTGAGAATTTCCACCATATTATCTTCTTCATCGCCGAAGTGAAGATGCTCGATCACTGGATATTTGGGAAGAAAGGTTAATACGTCTTCATCACTCCAAACAAGATACCGATGATGAATGTAGCCCCGCCAAGGAGGTGAACCAGCATCCACACCGCGACAAGTTTCGGCAACGGGTGAGGGAGTCTCAATATACCCAGCCTTGGCAACTCGTGACATCTCTTTGCACAGCCAGAATGGATTGTATAAATCTTCAAGAGTATGCCGACAATAGATAAAATCTACACATTTGTCCTCATAGGGTAGCGGATCGTTGTTGATATCCAGGCAATGAATAGTCTTGCCAGCCAAGCTTGGTGAAGTCTGCCAATCTACAAATTCAGTTGCCAAGGCAAAAGGAATGTGTCCAGGGCCAATTTCCACTACCAACGAGCTTTCGGATGCAATGGAAGCCATCACTTGCTGCATGGGTGAGTAAGGTATCCAATGATGCTTTTTTATTTGGCGTCTATTGTGCATTGTTTAACTAAAATTTGAGTTTTTTAGTTACCTAGAAAAATCCAATTATCCGCTATAATTCTCAATTGTAATATCGAAATTTCTAAAAACAACAAACGACTGATATCCTGTATCTATGAGCATGTGTTGAAAAATCCCCTCATCAATAAGTTCATCAATGACTTTTTTAACAGGGAAATTATTTCGTCCTTCATTGTCATACCAACCGAAATAATCATGTAAAATAAAATAGCCTCCTGGTCGTAAGTTCCAAGGCTGGTTTTTTGGAAGAAATTCAGTCTGCATGTGTTGTTCCGGACTAGAGGCCATAAATCTGTTTTAACAACAAAAATTTTAAAATTACTCTTAAGAAAGAATAAGAGCTAATTGCCCTCAGGTTGGCGGGTTTGAGGAGTAATTGTTTAAACCCTATTCAAGAAAAGTTCTATCGCTGCCACCGAGGATTGATGAACTCGCTCAAACCCTCTCCTAAAAGTGACAATCCCACCACCATTAAGGTCATGGCTAAACCCGGGAAAAGGGCTGTCCACCAAATTCCAGTGGGGAGGGCGCTGAGTGCTAGACGTAAATCTTGGCCCCATTCTGGCGTCTGTTCTGGCAGTCCCAGTCCCAAAAATCCCAAGCCACCTAAAATTAAGATGGCATCTGCTGCGTTGAGGGTAAATAATACAGGTACACTCTGAATCACGTTGAGAAATAAGTAGCGAGACAACACTCGGTTTGTGGAAGCGCCCATAGCTTGAGCTGCTTCGATGAAGAGTTCATTTTTAACGCTAGCCGTGTGGTTGCGAACTACTCGATAGTACTGGGGGATGTACGAGATGCTGAGTGCGATCGCAGCATTTAATATCCCCCGTCCAACCACAAAAGCTAGCGTTACTGATAATAGCAGTCCCGGTAGTGTATAGATGGTATCCATAAAAAACAGCAACACCCGATCTAATTTGCCACCCAGATAACCACTGACCAAACCCAAGGGGACACCGATAATCAGACTCAGGGTTGTCGCCAGCAATACGACTCGTAAGGCAGCTTGAGAAGCAAACAAAGTACGAGAGAAGACATCATAACCCTGGTTAGTCGTCCCGAACCAGTGCTTTGCACCTGGAGGCTCATGAATTGGGTTACTTAGTGATTCTATAGGATTTTGCAGCCATCCCCACGTCTGAAAGGTGGGAGCGAGAATAGCGACGGTTACGAAGAAAACTGTGATTACTAGCCCTATCGCCATTAGCTGCATTGAGAGGCTGGGACGTTCAGAAAATTTCAAAAATTGGGGTAACCGTAGTCGAGTCTGAGTCATAGAGCAATCATTTTGTAAAAGCTATTGCAAAAAGTATCAGTATTGTCTAATTATGTCTGATTTTTTCTAAGTTGATGTAAAGTAAACACCAAGACATAGGACTGGCTCAAATGCGGCTAGTGCATTGCGCCTAATGCTCATAGCACATTAAAACTTTTAAAAAGTATGCCTCACTTTACTCTTCGTATTAAACAATATTACATTACTGCGTTAGTTATAAGCTTTTCCTGTTGGCTACTCCTGTTACTCAGCAGTGGAGCTTTTTATGATGGATACCATTTGGTTGACGATCATGAGTTTGCCTCTATTTATTACGATCTTGATATTAAGAAGATTGGTCTAATTAAGAGTATCCTTGAATGGCTTCAAAATGATCATGTGTTCGGCAGATTTAGACCTGTCTACTATATCCATAGAATCTTAATTATTAAAATATTGGGATTTAATTTGTTTGCCTTGTCAGTTTATAACTTGTTTTTGGCAGGTTTTTCAACATTTTTCCTATTTATATTTGCCAAGAAACTCGGTTTTACTTTTACTGAATCACTTTTATTCTCATTTTTTAACGTGTTGGGGCTACAATCAGAAGTTTGGTGGCAGCTAGGGCCAGCTGAAACCCTAGGAACTTTTTTTCTTTCAGTAACTTTGATGTGTTTAGTGTTTAGTGTTTTATCAGAAAAGTTTAAAGCCATTTGGAAATTTTTATTTTGTTTTTTTACTATTTTAATGTCTTTAACTAAAGAGAGTTTTAGCCTGATTATCCCAGTTATGATTTTTATAAATGTTTGGTTTTCACATGATATAAATAATCTTTCCTGGCATGAATCGTTTAAAAAAAACAGCACATTAATTGTTTTTTTATCATTTTTTTTTAGTTTAGAAATTGCTTATATAAAATATTTTGTAGGTACTGATTTTGGTTACGCTGGTTATGAAGGTTTTCATTATCTTAAATTTTTTCAAACTTTAAATAGTATCAATCAGTATGTTTCAGGTTGGCTGATCTTATTAAGTCTGATTTTAGTCATTTTGGTAGCTAGAGTAATTAAAAATCAATCATATATTTATATAGCCCAAAAACTATATAAGCCATTTGCTGCATTTATTCTAGTACTACTTCCTCAACTATTGCTCTATTCTAAATCGGGAATGTCTGACTACAGATATTTACTCCCTGTTGTTTTTGGTTATGCTCTCTTGATTTTATTTATTACAGATTTTCTGAAAACCTATAAAACTGTATCTGTTTTATTCTTGTTAATCCTTAGCCTGAACCTTTGCGGAAAATTTTATTTAGCTTGGAATAATTCTTTTCTGTTTTCAAATTCTGGCAAGATTACAACAGCATTACTAAATACCCTAGAAATGAATACTCAGCCGGAAAGTAAAATATTAATAGTGGCTGATCCCACAACTCATCAGCAGTGGATACTATCTCTAAAACGATATCTTAAGTATATTGCTAGAAGAAACCATTTATATTTAAACGATGAGGAATTTAAAGATTTTCGTACTACGCTTCTTAACCCTAAGCGTGCAAAAATTTTTGAATATTATCACCTTTCGAGTGAACTTACAGGCAAAAACCAATTTGATTGTGTAGTTATATTAACACCAGATTTGAATAAAAAATTTACCCAAAAAGCAGAAAATTCGTTTGTAATTGATAAATTTAAGCTTAATATATTCAAGGCTGCTACGAGTCCCAATAGTGTTTTTAAAATATACTTGTATACCAGAAAAGTTAGTAACAGCGTCTAGAGTTATTACTTTTTAAAGGTTTGTAAAATCTTGTCGGCTTGCTCCTGAGCTACCTTGAAATGAAGGTTAAATAAATACGAGTAATGCGAATTGCTTTTATAGACCCGATTACATGGGAATACAACATTGCCAGTGCTTACCAGATGCCGATGGGAGGTTCTGAGTCAGCCCTTTGTTACCTGGCTGAGGCACTTGCTAAACAGGGACATCAAGTATTTTTACTCAATAACACCTCAGTACCTGGCAAGTCCCGTGGAGTGATTTGCCTACCCTTAAATACTGTGCCTCAGCAAATACTACAGTCCCTTGATGCTGTGATTGTGCTAAAAGTGGCAGGACAGGGAACGCACATCAAACCTCTCATTGCAGAGAATACTCGTCTGATTCTCTGGACACAACACGCTCACGATCAGCCATCTGTGCAGACTTTGCAAAACCCCGTTGAGCGAGATATCTATGACGGCATTGCTCTAGTCAGCGATTGGCAGCGCGATCGCTTCCATGAGAACTTTGGCATTAACCTAACTCGTATTGGGGTTTTGCGTAATGCGATCGCACCGTCTTTTTGTGGACTGTTCTCCGATAGCATTCCCATCCTCACACACAAGTCCAAGCCACCCATCCTTGCCTACACCAGTACACCCTTTCGGGGACTAGATATCCTACTAGACGTTTTTCCCAGAATTCGCAGCGCCGTACCGGGAACGAGACTCAAGGTATTTTCTAGTATGAAGGTCTATCAGGTTGCTGAAGCTGAAGATGAGTCTGAGTATGGTTCACTCTATCGTCGATGCCAGGAAACAGCAGGAGTGGAATACATAGGTTCTCTACCACAACCTGAGTTAGCTCGCGAACTTCAGTCAGTTATGGTATTCGCCTACCCCAACACCTTTGCCGAAACCTCCTGTATTGCAGTGATGGAGGCGATGGCCAGTGGTTGCTCAATTGTTACTAGTGACTTAGGCGCATTGCCGGAAACCACAGCTGGATTTGCCCGTTTAATACCCCTTGAAGATGACTGGGAATTCTACAAAGACTGTTTTGTTGAAGAGACTGTGCAGCTTCTTAGACAATGTACCGCTACAGACACAACAGATATCGAAACACATCTGAGGCAACAGGTGGAGTATGTTAATTGTGAATACAGTTGGTTCGTTCGCGCTCAGCAGTGGGTTCAGTGGTTGAGTAATATTGGGGCAAAAAGTGCGATCGCCGCATCTGTGGGGCCCCTAGACTCAACTCTAATTAAGTCAGCCGACTTGGCGTTACTAGCCTACCAATGCCTGATTTATGGAGAATATCCTCAAGCGGCGACCTTCTATGAGCAGGCGATTGAGAGTTACCCTACAGTCATGTCTAACTACTGGTATCTTGGCTTGACACTCCTTTTACAAAATCAAGAAGAGGATGCCCAAGCCACTTGGATGTTAGCAATGATCAATGGTGAGTCAGAGCAAGTCGATTTGTGGAAAGCTGAATTGGTGCAAGTGTTAAAAGCAGAAGCAAAGCGCTTAGAAGACGTTGCAGATGAGCATATTGTTGAGCGAATTCAACACTATATTCAAGAAATTACAACCGATTCCCTTTCAATTTAGGGTTAAAAGGATGAGCGCTCTACTAGGAGTCGTTTAATTTGGTTCAAATTTTGTTGAGCCACGTTGCAGTTGGGATCGAAAGATAGTGCAAGTTCAAAGGAGTCTTCTGCTTCCTGCCAGCGGTTCATAGCTAAGTAAGCTGCCCCTAAACCACAAGCTGGCTCCGTTGTCGTGAAACCCAACTCAAAAGGTTCTCCCGTATAATAATTGCCCTCTTGGCCTAATTGAATACAGGTTTTGAAGTACGTTATCGCTCCCAGCGGAAATCCTAATTCTATTAAAGTAAAACCAGTAATATAGTTTATGGGTGGGAAATTGGCGCACCATTCAAGACCCCGTTGACAGAGCAATCTGGCCGTTTCATAATCCTTCTGCTGTAAAGATTGCCCTGCTAAGGTAAAAAGAAGAGAGGGAACAAACTTGAAGTCCTCAGGGGGATTTCCTTCGATTAAATTGGGTAGGAGTCGCTCAAACGCTTCTACATAGCATTCTTGAGCTTGCTCTGGTTGCTGAGTCGCGTTATACATTCCCGCAAGGCAGTACAGAAGCATTAAACTCAGACCTTCTTTCTTTCGGATAGATTCTAAGATGGGAATGTTACGGGTGAGATTTTTCTGTAGTACCTGTTGCTCTGCATAACCGTAGTGCACAATCCTAGGGCTTTCTAGGTGTCCGATTAAGTGCGGCTGAATCGGTTGATTCTGATACTGTAGTTGCTCATGAAACCGATTGACATATCTAAGTTCTGGAAGATTGCGGAATAATCTAAGGGTATATAAAGGGGTCATCCCCTCTTGATCATGGACTTCAGTTCGGATTAAGGAATAGGCTAAAAATTCAGGCTGAGAAGTTAGCTGTCCTCTTAACTCATCTTTGGTTACAACTAGCTCCTCATCTGCATCAAGTACTAAAATCCAATTACCAGTGGCTTGGGAAATTGAATAATTCCGAGCCCCTGCAAAATCATCGCACCACTCGAAAAACTTCAGATTTGCTCCATAGTGAAGCGCGATCTCAGGTGTACCATCCTGAGAACCTGTATCGATGATAATAATTTCGTCAACGTAAGGTTTAACGCTATCTAAACAACGAGATAAATTTTGTTGTTCATTTTTGACAATCATACAGAGAGACAATTTAGGGAGAGATTTTGGAATTTTATTCATCTATAAGCCTCTTTGTTGCCGCTTTAACAATAGCAGTCGCCAAGGGGATTAGGACTCTCGCCACATACTGAAACCAAGACCCGTCAATATGCATCCCTTCTGCCGTTTGCCGTCTGCTCTCTGCCTTTTGCTATAAATCCACGAAAAGAAATAAAGACAACCTATATATTAAAGTAGCTGGATTCAACTCAATAAAAACACTCAGTTTAACTCAGCTAAATCCAGCGGCGAGTTGCTACCAGGCTAACCTTAACTGTTTGCTGAAACACTGGCTGGCAGATACTTCTCAATTATCCGGCGAAACTCACTCTTGGACTTGACACCTTGAACCTGCTCCAATAATTCCTTATCTTTAAAGAACTGCACTGTAGGTGTACCTATGATCTGGGCATTCTCAGCAATGTCTGGATCTTCCGTAATATCAATTTCGACAAAGTGAATTTTGCCCTCAAACTCTTCTACCACCCTGTTAAGAATTGGTTTTAGGGTGCGGCAAGGACCGCAGGAGGGAGAAACATACTTCACCATAATCAGGCGATCGCTCTCATGGAACAACTTCCG
Encoded here:
- a CDS encoding ABC transporter permease yields the protein MTQTRLRLPQFLKFSERPSLSMQLMAIGLVITVFFVTVAILAPTFQTWGWLQNPIESLSNPIHEPPGAKHWFGTTNQGYDVFSRTLFASQAALRVVLLATTLSLIIGVPLGLVSGYLGGKLDRVLLFFMDTIYTLPGLLLSVTLAFVVGRGILNAAIALSISYIPQYYRVVRNHTASVKNELFIEAAQAMGASTNRVLSRYLFLNVIQSVPVLFTLNAADAILILGGLGFLGLGLPEQTPEWGQDLRLALSALPTGIWWTALFPGLAMTLMVVGLSLLGEGLSEFINPRWQR
- a CDS encoding glycosyltransferase; this translates as MNKIPKSLPKLSLCMIVKNEQQNLSRCLDSVKPYVDEIIIIDTGSQDGTPEIALHYGANLKFFEWCDDFAGARNYSISQATGNWILVLDADEELVVTKDELRGQLTSQPEFLAYSLIRTEVHDQEGMTPLYTLRLFRNLPELRYVNRFHEQLQYQNQPIQPHLIGHLESPRIVHYGYAEQQVLQKNLTRNIPILESIRKKEGLSLMLLYCLAGMYNATQQPEQAQECYVEAFERLLPNLIEGNPPEDFKFVPSLLFTLAGQSLQQKDYETARLLCQRGLEWCANFPPINYITGFTLIELGFPLGAITYFKTCIQLGQEGNYYTGEPFELGFTTTEPACGLGAAYLAMNRWQEAEDSFELALSFDPNCNVAQQNLNQIKRLLVERSSF
- a CDS encoding glycosyltransferase family 4 protein; amino-acid sequence: MRIAFIDPITWEYNIASAYQMPMGGSESALCYLAEALAKQGHQVFLLNNTSVPGKSRGVICLPLNTVPQQILQSLDAVIVLKVAGQGTHIKPLIAENTRLILWTQHAHDQPSVQTLQNPVERDIYDGIALVSDWQRDRFHENFGINLTRIGVLRNAIAPSFCGLFSDSIPILTHKSKPPILAYTSTPFRGLDILLDVFPRIRSAVPGTRLKVFSSMKVYQVAEAEDESEYGSLYRRCQETAGVEYIGSLPQPELARELQSVMVFAYPNTFAETSCIAVMEAMASGCSIVTSDLGALPETTAGFARLIPLEDDWEFYKDCFVEETVQLLRQCTATDTTDIETHLRQQVEYVNCEYSWFVRAQQWVQWLSNIGAKSAIAASVGPLDSTLIKSADLALLAYQCLIYGEYPQAATFYEQAIESYPTVMSNYWYLGLTLLLQNQEEDAQATWMLAMINGESEQVDLWKAELVQVLKAEAKRLEDVADEHIVERIQHYIQEITTDSLSI
- a CDS encoding tetratricopeptide repeat protein; this translates as MKYQRFIEQLANFYDNWGKDSVYPKSNQFEPIIKQVKGITSANVMQLLNFAVGCLEAKEVYCEVGCFQGASLIGALLEHPERMAYAVDTFSHFNSLEDSFDKLIENIYNFDLEEQVIFCNQEVEDFFFEFKSSKIEEKIGLYFYNGAQDYRSRLMGLLLVKPFLASQSIIVLSQCHWEACYQASLDFIASHPQSRLVLDFSKDQSNTSIGWNGLQVISWDVNANHTMDWSSFQEFRKPALISSISQLHINSRQKVVDSWYREAIELYFSGKPEKAEQKYKQILSCDMSQAEAWYNLGKIYYQTQRYQDALESLLRALELDSSKAIWHYDLGVVLEKIGALPQAIRAYQESLVIDPQWISAYNSLGNIWFESGELEQAESMYRQVLSACPDHCAGYINLGNILMAKHHVEEAIEAYEKALSLKPRDPDILHNLGVAFEAKNDQAEAYSYFGYSFYRQGNYKQAINYYQKFLETKTGDVAFYVALADCYKALNHYTEAINIYREAIRLYPKAGWLYLNLGLGFQDFGDTEKSIAVLTEALQELPDNLTLQIYQQLMLPIIYENPEEIEIYRQRFTQGLSALVQQTRLDTPEEINNALMGISSRTNFYLQYQGKNDLNLQRQYGEFVHRVMAANYPSWSKSLPLLPINEGEKIRVGYISNNFKNQTVGKLMFGWVKHHNQQDFEVHCYYTGRKVDQMTRKFQLYSHAFHHLPDDLDAVCQKIVADQLHILVFPDIGMDTNTNQIAGLRLAAIQCVSWGHPITTGLPTIDYYISSDLMEPNNAQEHYSERLVCLPNIGICYEKPNLPEVTKSRSDFQLRDDTTVYLSCQSLFKYLPQYDYIFPAIAQQVPQAQFAFLSHHLSLPITEKFRKRLKQAFARFSLNSDDYCVIVPRQDWVGYASLNLVSDIYLDTLSWSGGNTTLEAIACNLPIVTCPGEFMRGRHSYGILRQLGVTETIAKTEAEYIDIAVRLGLDSTWRESLVQRMIEHHGNLYDDKTCVEALEAFYRRVVQEVQSATTAIENKIVGQ
- a CDS encoding class I SAM-dependent methyltransferase, which translates into the protein MHNRRQIKKHHWIPYSPMQQVMASIASESSLVVEIGPGHIPFALATEFVDWQTSPSLAGKTIHCLDINNDPLPYEDKCVDFIYCRHTLEDLYNPFWLCKEMSRVAKAGYIETPSPVAETCRGVDAGSPPWRGYIHHRYLVWSDEDVLTFLPKYPVIEHLHFGDEEDNMVEILNSGPLYWNTYFIWNNSLEIKLIQHDKDFTIQTDYLDILAEAMQKSVENNLNLALHYNFILSNKA